TGTGGCCGCCCGCCCCCGCCCGCTTGGCCACTCCGGTTGCCGCCCGGGTGCACGCGTGGGCGCACGACAGCTTCCCCGTCAGCCGTCTCTGTCTCTTGTCGACCGACTGCGCCTCCCCTGCACTCGGGGTACATTAGTTTTTAAATTTTGTTATTTAATAGTGGTTATTAGTTGGTTAGTGTGGTAGTGATTTAGATAGGTAGAAAGATATTTAGATTGATAGGTTGATTGATGGATACTTTACATAGTTAGATATATAGTTAGTTGCATAGTTATATAGTTAGTAAGATAGTTAAATAGTTATATACTTAGTTACATAGTTAGTTAGATAGTTACTTGACATAGTTAGTTAGTAGTACTTAGTTGTGAGTAGTGAATTGATAGTATCTATTTAGTTAGTTATTACATACTAGAGACCTTGTACTTAGTATGCTTCATTTATATTGGACTAAAGGAATTGTGCGTCCTTATGTgtatgaactagatggacaacctagtgagcatatattaTGGAGGCACCatggaaagagatcgctatggatatgttgagtttgttgagatgcaaagcgtgcctgtgttattcaatgagaagccttcatttagtgagttggttgcaagggctcgggaggagctacattgtcatggagatgatggcatcgcagtggagggtgtacttcacctaggttcccctcccaacatcctaaggaagatgatcccatTTGGGTGTGCAGACCAgtaggagaactatgtgagatcggctatgaagtgccagttctaaagtttggacgtggttgtgcatcgggtgttagttgatcccatccctcatgggttttccccatcATTGAGTCAACAGACATACTTTTACCCTCTCGTCCtgaaacctgatatggatgtggaggttgcacctacacTTCTTATAGTCATATCCgttgacgcgaacaacaagttggttcctttggcatttgctttggttgagaataagaacaatgacagttgaggatggttcttgaggctagtccggatacatgtggttgggcctggcagggaggttggcgtcatatctgataggcaccagggcatacttaatgtcgtgcgagagcagatagaggggtatgcacctttgcaccattgttggtgtactcggcaccttgccgagaatctactacggaaggatggtgtgaaggataactttgatctgttctaggaggctgctcgacagcttgaggacaagtactttcagaaaaagttggagcaggtcaggaccgcatcaaatgtagaaggtagacaatggcacacaggtttgatgagggatttagagaaatggacaagagctcacgacatcggtggatggaggtatgagtttcagtgcagcaacatggcggagtcattcaataagttactattggggatacgtggtatacccatgaatgcaatcgttcaattcaccttctacaagcttattgccaggttcaacgatagacacaccaatgcattgaagttgcagagtgatggagagatatggactccgaaaccaaaggcacacctagagaaggcaaatgaaagggctgacacacatgaggttacatgttttgaccacaccacagggacttatcaggtcgagcataggggcggtacaatgtccgacggtgaggttcgagagtcgaggatgcatgtggtaattctctaagatttcacatgcacttgtggtaaaccaaggcagtaccactttctatgttctcatttagTGGCAGTAGCTAGGCATCGTAACTTTAATATCGAGAGCTGGATAcatcacgagttcagtgtcgatacgcttgtgcacacatggagcccccgcttcgtgccttttcaggaccctagagagtggcctccatataatgggccaaagtacattacagatctagcttaccattggaacaagcatggatcaaggaagaggacgaggcacatgatggttatggatcagatacccgaaaGAATGAGGCGTGaaagaggaaccccatttcttactgaccccgagcagtacgagtgcggcaagtgcggtagactgggccacaattcacgcacttgccattggcagattagtgaggtgtgactattggttgtttctattatttcatatttgttgtattcatttaattaattatgcatgtctcaatttatgcttgtaattaTGCCAATTACTTAtatatttctaagtttatgtttcattgtatattgaatttctatttcattgactttttttataggatggcgcaattccacctgctcgacccggcgtatgaggagacccaccgaggacgtctcatagcggaggagtaggtaataatctatacgtcttgttcaaatttttgtgagcatacatgtgttcgtgaagtaacgagaaactatgttttattccatgcaggaccttccgctccttcgtcctagaacccacaatgggttcttggacatacAGTATGAtaacaggtacactcctttcccgCAAAAAactggcctagatgtcatctcttttcaggttcgtcatgggttgcccaagtttaactcagcggccataactacgttggttgataggtattatcttcaatcattgcctccattcatggccatttgttcatacgCTTGCccttttgacatgtaatcttgctttgtctaaaatgtaggtggcggcCGAAGACTCATAGCTTTCACTTGCCTTTCGGAGAGATGACAGGCACGCTCTAGgattgtcagaagatgctaggtctgAGGATTCACGGCAATGCAGTGACTGGGCAGTGTAGGTCAAAAGGTTGGAGAGCatgagtagaggccttccttgggcgtgaggttgGCAAGCAAGGGGCTCGTAGTTCTGGAGTTCTAATCTCCTAGCTCCggcaagagttcgcacagtgccccgaggaggcaaatgaggagacagttgggtactactatagggcatggatcctacacctgtttgcctgcATTTCTCTTCCCAACGCCATAGGTGACACTGCGtcgtggatgtgggtccactgcctcagtgactaggaccaggcgggtcagtacagctggggctctacagtgttgggttttctttaccgGTAGCTTTGCGAGGCGTGTCATCGGACTTCGTCCTcatcgtcacttggtggatgcgtgtacctgctcTAGTTGTGGATGTGGGATCGTCTACCAGTTGGCCATCCCGAGGTTCTGGCTAGTCATGAGTGGTTCCTAGGTCAGCCTCCATGTCGGCAGCTGACGTGggtgtacctttgggaccaggttagggttccgCACGTGAGGTTATAGCGGGTGTACATTGAATTCACGAACGGGCTAGACACGCtcacggcgtctagtgtaagtaaattttatttctcatgctggtttgaaatggtttagtatagcatctaacatcttgtttggacatgttgtaggtgtcgtgggagccatacgatggagaggggcacttcctttttagttgagcaacatgtgtgggtgcaATGACGACTTCtacaggatgaggtgccctctaatctgtttctatgctatcgagttccacctgccagatagagttgcacgccaatttggagtgagacagctttggccaatgGCTCCGTTCTTGACTGGCATTGACTTActcaagtaagtgttttgctatttcaattgtcttgtgatggtccatttccattaattcCTATATAAGATGAAGTAATGACGACATACATGCActtttaatatggtgacatgtacatggattgagatgaatgtgCGTGTATGGACATTTCTTGTTCTCATCATTATGACAAGTTATAGGACTATGGGTTCAACCCATGTTGTGATctattttctcttctttctttggaACCCACATGGTAACATTTTCCATAGTGAAGCTTACATATGATTATACTGTTAcgtatgatttcttcaatcacttTGTACCTTTCTTGAGAAGCTTACATCAAATAGTCGCGTCATATAGCCTAGGCGCCATCGTTTTACAACATCAATTTCATACCTGCCAGAAACTAATATCTTACgtgacgtgcaggttggatcatcagaagaacaggaagattttttattgggagaagcaccaccagtactacattgaacaATGGGAGTTGTTGCATGACAAcatggatgagaacaatgagccgCACATGAACCGTGAGTATAGgcgtaccaagcttggtaccaatgtgcgacacgttgcaggctgaggctacaatggacagaagatgactacgtcgacgtcgagtcctccgacgataaAGACACAACGTACAACCAAACTACTcgtgtaggaaggcaggtggaggcaagaccaatcttggacagagtggtaagtcaattgccttatttttctatgttaaatTGCATACCAATATATTCTGCATTTGAGGTCTCTGTTTTAGTTAGTGGCACCTTCAAGTCGTAGCATCCTTATAATTCAGTGCAACAAGTGGAGTTGAGGAACTGGTCAGGAATTAACTAGTACTCCGTACTAGATTAGTAGCGTCCTCATTTTTCAATGTCCACCACAATTTTACtgtgaactttgttgcagggcaataccctcaaatactcggttgaagacattgagcgctttcgtccgagagtcagggacgatgacacgcgtagcttcctagacgtaagattcaaaatattctttgaaatatattattaatacattaaattctttcagttaatattattttgtacaacagagactATCACATCGGCTACACCATGAGGTTGCTCGTTGTGGTTACAGGATAGCCACGACGCAAGACGTCACTACTAGAAATCCTTTCATCTATGACGATTTCGGAATGACGATAATAGTTTTGGTCATGGAATAAGGTTCATTAGTGATGAAATTACGTAGATGGTCATAGATGATTGGTTTGGCCGTCAACCCCTTTGTTTAACTGTGACGAATTTGAAAGAATCATCATACAAGTGTTCTGtgattcgtcatagaagtgaaagagaatagtttcaccgttcaGGTCCCACCTGTCAGATAATTATTTCGTCATAAAAGtagaatttataaaaaaaattggtGGTGCCTTAGAATCGAACCCACCACCTCTTCTCTCAGAGCCAAGTTGGCTTACCATCAGAACAAGACTTCGGTCATGTTTAGAGATTGGAAGTTTTTTTCTTATTCGATTATTGAATCAATCATAAACCCAACCCAATCGAACCCAATCCAATCCAATCCACCCAGATCTAAATCGAATCGGGCAGGGGGCGGGAGGAGGTGCTCCGGCGGCGGGTAGCTGCTGCGGCGCGGTGCGCTTCTTTGGCGGCGGGTAGCTGCTGTGGAACGGCGCGCTTCTCCGGTGAGCAGCTCTGGCGGCGGGTAGCTACTGCGGCGCGGCGCGCTTCTTCGGTGGGCAGCTCCGGCGGCGGGTAGCTGCTGCGGCTTCTCTGCTCCGGCGGCGAGTAGCTCCGGCGGCGGGCTTCTAACGGCGGGCAGCTGCTGTAGCGCGCTTCTCCGGCGGGCAGCTCCGGCGGCGGGCAGCTGCTGCGGCTTCTCTGCTCCGTGTTCAACCTGCTGCTACTTCAGCTACTTAGAGGTACTGTCATCTTTCATTGCCTGCAATTCATAGCATTTCATAGCTGTTTAGACATGGCTTATTAGAGGTAATTGTTGTTACATTGATTAGATGGACAGGACATGGATTCGTGCTACTCGGTTCAGTGATAAGTTCACAGACAGCGTTGATCAATTTATGTCATATGTTCGGGATAGATTCAATGCAGATGATGTTATACTTTGCCCCTGTCGCCATTGTCTGAATCAGTCTTCGCTGAGTCAGAAAGATGTGCATAACCATGTGTACCTCTATGGATGGTCAGCTACATATACTcggtgggtacaccatggagaagcTTTTGATGCTGAGATTATTGAAATTGCAGAGGATGCAGATGAGCCTGATCATCTAGGTGATGTGGTCAATGAGGATGAGGCTAACAATGAAGATGATCTGGGTACTGTAGAGATGCTTGCAGACTTGTACacagctatagaagaagatggagaacagccTATGTTTGTGAAAGTTCTTGAAGATGCAAAACGTGCTCTTTGCCCAGGTTCTATTCATTCTAGGTTCTCTTTTCTAGTTAGATTGCTACACATCAAGTCCTTCTATAGGATTAGCAACACAGCAATCAGTGTTATATTGAAGTTATTGGCAAGGTCATTCCCTAATAGTTGTCTTCCAGATTCATATGACAAAGCAAAGACATATATCAAAGAATTGGGCCTTGGATATGAGTTAATCCATGTTTGTGACAACAATTGTGTGTTGTTTCGGAAGAATCTTGCCAAAGTGGACATTTGCCCAAAATGCAAGGAATCTAGGTGGGTAGATGCTGATGGTGCCAAACAGGTTCCAAAAAAGGTTTTGAGATACTTTCCTCTTATACCTAGGCTAAAGAGGATGTTTGCAAACAAAGCAACATCTGAGGAGACCCGGTGGCACAAGGAGAAGAGGGTGGCTGTGGAAAATGAAATGACCCATCTAGCCGATGGTGAAGCCTGGAAAGACTTTGATGATATGTATCCTAGCTTCGCTGAAGATGCAAGAAACCTAAGGCTTAGTTTAGCTACAGATGGCTTCAATCCATTCGGGAACATGAACACAAGTTATAGCATATGGCCTGTACTTGTAAAGGTGTACAATCTACCTCCATGGTCATGCACTGATGCATCCAACTGCATCATGGCATTACTCATCCCAGGACCAAAGTCTCCAGGCAAGGACTTTGACGTATTCTTAGAACCTCTCATTGAGGATTTGTTAAAACTCTAGGAAGGTGTCAGGACTTATGATGCATTAACTGGTTTGAAGTTTGACCTTCGTGCTGCAGTACTATGGTGCATACATGATTATCCAGCTTTGGGTGTATTGTCAGGGTGAATTACTAAAGGTTACTATGCATGTATTTATTGCAATAGAGATCCATTGTCAAGGAGTCTTAGGAAAAAGATATGCTACATTGGACACCGTCGCTACCTCCCAAAAACTCacaaatggagaagaagcttggccTTTGATGGACACCGAGAAAACCAAATAGAGCCAGCAAAGTTGACTGTGGATGAAACTTTGGAGGCTCTAGAGAAGGTAAAAGATGTTAGTTCTGGTAAGCCTGAGGGTAGCAAGAAAAGGAAGCGTGGACAGAAGGATCAGGAGCCAAAATTGTTCAGTCGAAAGTCGGCCCTATGGAAACTACCTTATTGGAAACACTTGAAGCTACCACATAAtcttgatgtgatgcatatagaGAAGAATATATGTGATGCCCTTCTCGGCATAATTCTCCGtcttgatggcaagaaaaaggatACAGTTAATGCGAGACTTGATTTGCAGGATATGGGCATACGACCTGAGTTGCATTTAGAACAAGAAGATGGTGATTCAGTTTCAATGCCAGCAGCATGGTATGCCATGGAGAAAGAAGAAAGGACTGCATTTTGTGGATTTATGAAAAGTATTCGGTTTCCATATGGGTATGCTTCCAACCTGACAAGATGCATTAGTGCAGATGGTTCGAAGGTGCAGGGCCTCAAAACCCATGATTGCCACATCCTACTCCAAAGAATTTTACCAACCGGTCTCTGGGGATTAGTGCACAAGGACATATATGAAGCAGTTGCTGAGTTGGGTAAATTTTTCCGGGAGCTTTGCAGTAGGAAACTAAAGGTTGATGTTGTGAAACGTCTAAAAGCAGAAATCCCTATGATACTGTGCAAGCTTGAAAAAATAtttcctcctgctttttttgatgtgATGGTCCACTTGGCTGTCCACCTTCCTGATGAAGCACTGTTAAGAGGCCCTGTCCAATATGGATGGATGTACCCGATCGAACGCCAATTGGGCACTTTGAAGGGGTACGTGAGGAATAGAGCTAGACCTGAAGGATCCATCACTGAGGCGTACATAGCTAATGAGGCATTGACCTTTTGTTCAAGGTACATGGAAGATGTTGTCACTAGATTTAATCGTGATGATGACAAATGGGATCCACCAAATGGTGACCTCTCTGTCTTCCAGCATGGTGTTAAACTCTTGGGAGCCAACAGGGAAACATATCTTGAAAAcaaagaatttgataagctttgtTGGTATGTGCTAAACAACTGTGATGAGGTGGAGCCATATttgaggtgagtgttttttctaAATTTTGTGTGCTACTAAAAACTATGCTAAACCTGCATGACCAATACTCATATTGTGAACTGTCTGTGCAGCAAGTTTAGAGAAGAGTTAGAGAAAGAGGGTGGCCATGATATTGAGAGTAGGTTAGAAAATGAATTTCCTGCTTGGTTTAGGAGTCATGTAAGTGGTTCCATAATTTATGCAATATATCATGTTGTCTTCTAAATCTGAGTTCCACATTTTTCACTTAATCTGTTGTCTTTTTAGATCAAGATGTTGTGGAAGGATAATCGTGAAGAGGTCAATGAAGGGCTTTATGCAATATCATGTCGACCTGACCTTAGGGTCAGATTATGGTCATCATGTAGTGTGAATGGTGTTCGATACAACACTATTGACCACGAAAGACAAAGGCAGACACAAAACAGTGGTGTGCTGGCAGAAGGAACACACAATGGAGTGTCGACTGAATTTTATGGTCAGCTCAAGGAGATAGTTCAGTTGAGCTACAACTCCAATTTACAAATCTTCTGTTGTTGGTAACTTACAAGCTCTTATCAATAGAAGAGAAGAAGACATGGCTGAGAAcagtgatgaggatgatgactatGTAGATGACACCATCTTAGAGTATTATAGTGACAATGATAGGGATCCCATGGAATGTAATGATGATGATTAGCTGTCATTTTTTAGATGTTGATTAGCTGCCATTTTTGGAGCACAAATATTGTAACAAATTCTGTCATTTTTGGGATGTATACTTCTGGGATGTTGATGGAGCACAAATATTTGAACAGTGGCTCTTTTTTTGGGATTGTAACAAATTCTATCATTTCTGGGATATGTTGATTAGCTGTCATTTTTGGGATGTTGTTGTCTCTAGATTCTAGCAAAATCTGTCTATACAACAAATTCACTCATACAGTTAAGTTAACTCAAACAATTTTTCATTCATACAATAACTCATTCATACATTAACTCATTCAATAACTGTGACAATTCAGACATCAACATACATTTAGTAACTCATACATTCAGTTAACTGATACATTCATTTAACTCATACATTCAGTTAACTCATACATTCAGTTAACATTCAGACATTGCCAATTCAGACATTCATAGTAGGTAGTTGTAGCTTCATGGGCTGAGCACCTTTACTAAACATTGCCACCATCAGTGCCAAAAAAACAGCAAGAAAGATCAGTGAACCACAACACACTGCCTTCAGCTTCTTCTGTGGCTTGGCAAGTGCCTTGGCCTCAAGCTCCTTCACAAGTGCCATGGCCTCCTCCTTTTCCTTCACCAGTTTGGCCATCTCCAAATGTGCTTCATCTAGCAGAAAACTGAGTTCGTTCTTCTCTAGCTCTAGAGTTTCATTCTTGCTACGCAAGACCCTAACTGCATCTCGCAAATCAACAAGAATTTCGACCTGATGCTCTATTGGCTTGGGATCAAACCACTCCCAGAAAGGGCATCCACCAGCCTAGCACCCACATACATTCAGATTGTCAGGTAGACTATTACCTAGATTGAAATCAACACATCACAATGCAAATTGAACTCACCTTGTATTTGGGGCATGCATTGTACCTCCTTCCAGGATTTGCATTGCTCCATGAGATCCACCTGGGAGTCTTCTGACCACAGTAGCACTCCAGAGCCGGTGTGTAGGAGTAGGGGGGTGGCGGTATGGAATTGGAGAGGAGTACGGGGATCGCGCCCTGGACTGCTCCATGGAGCTCCGTGATGAGCTTGAGCCAGCAGAGGTTGCCATTGAGGTGTAACCCTAGTCggctggcagcggcggtggcggttGGTAGTGCAAGCGGTGGCGGCACCTGGTAGCGGTCCCGGCGGCGAGGCGTCGAAGGAACTTCGGCTGTGGCGATTTGGGGAATTCGGGGATTTGGGGACGGATTGGGGGGTATCAGACCGTTGGGGTAAGAGGCTGACAGGGTTGGTCCACTGGAGTGAGCCTTCCATATGGCTGGACTCGGTTCACCATGGGATGAGGCTGACTGGTGGGTCCATTATGGTCAAACAGTGGTCAAATCAATGATTCAAGCTCATTTTGAATCAAATTTGAACTAGATTTTCAATGTACTGTTCAAGACCTTCATCAATGTACACTAATTGTCCAACTTGCACTCTAATGGTCATTGTATGGTCCATGTTAAGTGTATAAGTACACCAAGCATGTATAGCTATATGATCTCACACATCATATACCTATGTGTATTGATATAACCAAGCATCTGTATGATCTTTTCAACTCAAGTGCATAATTATATGTGTTGATATAAGCAAGCATGTAGACCTTACCTTATCAAGTGCTTAGTTATATGTGAAGTGCATATTATAGCATATATGTGTGTATGTATGTTATATAGTAACAAAGCACACCTTGcatgtatatgatcttatgaagtgcTAATCAAGTCATTCTCATATGCTCACATAGTATGTCATCTTATGAAGTGCTAATCAACTTactaaatgtttaaattcattgaAGCACACACATTATAGTTAAGTAGAATGTATGttacatgtgtatatatatacaaaaaaGGGATCATGTATGTCTCCCTATAATTTGAGACCTAAAATATTATCATACTGAAAATTTTATGCGTACATCAGATATTATAAAtactaaaaaaacaaaacattGGAATCATGTCCTTCATATATCAAAATAGGTTACAAATACTAAAAACAACATTGTAAAGCATTATAATAACATGGTAATATCATTATATACAAACTTACTTTTTATCCCAATCATGTAGAAATTGTTGTCACATTTTTTTGAAGCAAATATCAATTTACAATTTAATAAAATAAACAGACATAAAAGAAAAAACCatttaattttattctaaaaaaaagaaaaatgcttTCCAGCTCCCGCCTAGGGGTTCTGGCGTTTGCGCGCTTATCCCTGCCCAATTTTGGTGCCTCCGAAAACCCCCTACTGCCCTCCTCCGGCATCCGCTCCATTGAAAGTACACAGGGACAACATAGTAATTTCACCGAGGACTATATATTGGTCAATCCCCTCCCGCATCTCTTCTGGCCTCATTTCGTTTCactccgccgcacccactccgcaTCCACTCCGCCGCCGCCCTAGATCCACTCCGCCGTCCTCTCATACAGCCACTTCGCCGCCCAGATCCACTCCGCCACCCAGACCCACTCCGCCGCCCTCTCATACAGCCACTCCGCCCCCCAGATCCACTCCACCACAACACAGACGGAGACGGAGGAGCCGTGACCCGCGATGTCCACCCCACCAGAGGTGGAGAAGTAGGACGTCGGCCACTTCATCGAACCGCACCTCGACGTCGACCACTTCATCGAGCCGCACCTCGACGTTGGCCACTTCATCGAGCCACGCAACGACGATGCCTAAACGGGCCACAAAAGTGCTCTACCCCCCGAGCCCAGGTTCCTCTCCGCTGTGCTCCTCATTTTAGGGTTTTGTTCTTTGTATTTGGTTCCCTTGTGTAGCGCCGTCTTCTGGTTGTAGGGCAATTCCACTagatagggtttagggtttagcaaTCAATTCCACTAAAATTTGTTTACAAATAGGGTACTATGAACGGCTTCGGGACTTGCAAGTCGCGGAGAACCTCAAGAAGATGGAATCCTTGCGTCTTCGTACCTTGGCTTCGGGACTTGTTAGTTCTCAGAATCCGAACAAGCAAAAACACAACAATGTAACTGATGAGCGGTCAGATTCATCCAAATATCTTCCTAGAGCTGAAGAGGgccaggaagaagatgatgattttGATAATACTAGCGTAGAAAAGGTCTCTTCTCAATCTTGGTTGGGGGTTCTGGCATCACGCTGTCTGATATATATTAT
The nucleotide sequence above comes from Miscanthus floridulus cultivar M001 chromosome 18, ASM1932011v1, whole genome shotgun sequence. Encoded proteins:
- the LOC136523989 gene encoding uncharacterized protein, coding for MDRTWIRATRFSDKFTDSVDQFMSYVRDRFNADDVILCPCRHCLNQSSLSQKDVHNHVYLYGWSATYTRWVHHGEAFDAEIIEIAEDADEPDHLGDVVNEDEANNEDDLGTVEMLADLYTAIEEDGEQPMFVKVLEDAKRALCPGSIHSRFSFLVRLLHIKSFYRISNTAISVILKLLARSFPNSCLPDSYDKAKTYIKELGLGYELIHVCDNNCVLFRKNLAKVDICPKCKESRWVDADGAKQVPKKVLRYFPLIPRLKRMFANKATSEETRWHKEKRVAVENEMTHLADGEAWKDFDDMYPSFAEDARNLRLSLATDGFNPFGNMNTSYSIWPVLVKVYNLPPWSCTDASNCIMALLIPGPKSPGKDFDEGVRTYDALTGLKFDLRAAVLWCIHDYPALGVLSGDPLSRSLRKKICYIGHRRYLPKTHKWRRSLAFDGHRENQIEPAKLTVDETLEALEKVKDVSSGKPEGSKKRKRGQKDQEPKLFSRKSALWKLPYWKHLKLPHNLDVMHIEKNICDALLGIILRLDGKKKDTVNARLDLQDMGIRPELHLEQEDGDSVSMPAAWYAMEKEERTAFCGFMKSIRFPYGYASNLTRCISADGSKVQGLKTHDCHILLQRILPTGLWGLVHKDIYEAVAELGKFFRELCSRKLKVDVVKRLKAEIPMILCKLEKIFPPAFFDVMVHLAVHLPDEALLRGPVQYGWMYPIERQLGTLKGYVRNRARPEGSITEAYIANEALTFCSRYMEDVVTRFNRDDDKWDPPNGDLSVFQHGVKLLGANRETYLENKEFDKLCWYVLNNCDEVEPYLSKFREELEKEGGHDIESRLENEFPAWFRSHIKMLWKDNREEVNEGLYAISCRPDLRVRLWSSCSVNGVRYNTIDHERQRQTQNSGVLAEGTHNGVSTEFYALINRREEDMAENSDEDDDYVDDTILEYYSDNDRDPMECNDDD